One region of Populus trichocarpa isolate Nisqually-1 chromosome 4, P.trichocarpa_v4.1, whole genome shotgun sequence genomic DNA includes:
- the LOC7470408 gene encoding SKP1-like protein 1A — MSESKKITLKSSDGETFVVDEAVAVESQTIKHMIEDDCADNEIPLPNVTSKILAKVIEYCKKHVEAGSDKEKNVTGVAEKDESLKSWDTEFVKVDQNTLFDLILAANYLNIKGLLDLTCQTVADMIKGKTPEEIRKTFNIKNDFTPEEEEEVRRENQWAFE; from the exons ATGTCAGAATCAAAGAAAATCACCCTCAAATCATCCGATGGCGAGACATTCGTCGTCGATGAAGCGGTCGCCGTGGAGTCACAAACCATCAAACACATGATTGAAGATGACTGCGCCGATAACGAGATCCCGTTGCCTAACGTGACAAGCAAGATTCTTGCTAAGGTTATCGAGTACTGCAAGAAACATGTGGAAGCTGGTTCTGATAAGGAGAAGAATGTTACAGGTGTTGCTGAGAAGGATGAgtctttgaagagttgggacACCGAGTTTGTCAAGGTTGACCAAAATACCCTCTTTGACCTCATCCTG GCAGCTAACTATCTGAACATCAAGGGCTTGCTAGATTTGACCTGCCAGACTGTGGCTGACATGATCAAGGGGAAGACTCCAGAAGAGATTCGCAAGACATTTAACATCAAGAATGACTTCACtccagaggaagaagaggaggtgCGCAGGGAGAACCAGTGGGCATTTGAGTGA
- the LOC7453649 gene encoding glycerate dehydrogenase produces the protein MAKPISIEVYNPNGKYRVVSTKSMPGTRWINLLIEQDCRVEICTQQKTILSVEDIIALIGDKCDGVIGQLTEDWGETLFAALSRAGGKAFSNMAVGYNNVDVNAANKHGVAVGNTPGVLTETTAELAASLSLAAARRIVEADQFMRAGLYDGWLPHLFVGNLLKGQTVGVIGAGRIGSAYARMMVEGFKMNLIYYDLYQSTRLEKFVTAYGEFLKANGEQPVTWKRAASMDEVLREADVISLHPILDKTTYHLINKESLATMKKEAILVNCSRGPVVDEVALVEHLKQNPMFRVGLDVFEDEPYMKPGLADMKNAVVVPHIASASKWTREGMATLAALNVLGKIKGYPVWGDPNGVAPFLNENAPPPAASPSIVNAKALGLPVSKL, from the exons ATGGCAAAACCAATTTCAATTGAAGTCTACAATCCAAATGGCAAGTACAGGGTTGTTAGCACCAAATCAATGCCTGGAACTCGCTGGATCAATCTCTTGATTGAGCAAGACTGTCGTGTTGAG ATATGCACCCAGCAGAAAACAATACTGTCTGTTGAGGATATTATTGCTCTAATTGGTGATAAGTGTGATGGTGTAATAGGCCAG TTGACAGAAGATTGGGGGGAGACATTATTTGCAGCATTAAGCAGGGCAGGTGGAAAGGCATTTAGTAACATGGCTGTTGGTTACAATAATGTTGATGTAAATGCTGCTAACAAGCATGGTGTTGCTGTTGGAAATACTCCT GGAGTGCTTACAGAGACAACTGCAGAGTTGGCAGCATCACTTTCTTTAGCTGCTGCTAGAAGAATTGTTGAAGCAGACCAGTTCATGAGGGCAGGCTTATACGATGGATGGCTTCCTCACCT GTTTGTTGGAAACTTGCTCAAAGGACAAACTGTTGGTGTCATTGGAGCTGGTCGCATTGGATCCGCTTATGCCAGAATGATG GTTGAAGGGTTCAAAATGAATCTTATTTACTATGATCTCTACCAATCCACACGCTTAGAGAAGTTTGTTACAG CTTATGGTGAATTCCTAAAAGCTAACGGCGAGCAGCCAGTTACTTGGAAAAGAGCAGCCAGCATGGATGAGGTGCTTCGAGAGGCAGATGTG ATAAGTCTTCACCCAATATTGGACAAAACCACTTACCATTTGATCAACAAGGAAAGCCTTGCAACAATGAAGAAG GAAGCAATCCTTGTAAACTGCAGTAGGGGTCCAGTGGTTGATGAAGTAGCCCTTGTAGAGCATTTGAAACAAAATCCTATGTTTCGTGTTGGCCTTGATGTCTTTGAG GATGAACCTTACATGAAGCCCGGGCTTGCTGACATGAAGAATGCTGTTGTTGTACCTCACATTGCTTCTGCTTCCAAG TGGACTCGTGAAGGAATGGCAACACTAGCTGCTCTGAATGTCCTG GGAAAGATTAAAGGGTATCCAGTGTGGGGCGATCCGAATGGGGTAGCACCATTTTTGAATGAGAATGCTCCTCCACCTGCTGCAAGTCCAAGTATTGTGAACGCAAAAGCCTTAG GTCTACCTGTTTCAAAGCTATAA